A region of Arabidopsis thaliana chromosome 5, partial sequence DNA encodes the following proteins:
- a CDS encoding Protein kinase superfamily protein, with protein MGSFAGKCEIVEEKEDRQNSIGYSAKSTTIPHSRSSIVDDKDLERPVLKLGYRGSLEDDINQLFESISIRTSGMIPSYQVGATSSSRNNTPLQRNALKSPANPAGPRSPSKRNAEPATLKQALRDLCVTKASETAATKRIPKSTSTGGSVYGSVLVEPGSGASEEGKAVLVELLGEDQSSSSDSISQQLRLLKIHSSSQNSQTSKRYCDEMTILKKHKNLSLDDQEMSIENKNFGSSSPGSGNNKTVVGLKSVRKVRLLYANTPSSTIVNGKRVAKLTRTIPRGGGAKPALRNKGSMKKKATNVYDEVDGFYDPIAKELLCHRCHFSLKNTAAKEDPSKDSLVEPHEICAKDELASDFSSSSYESSHEISASAETKLDKIRSSLDLMNSETSHVSLTSAFRNKNIKDVSEYGNNEIMEEDSLSGKEVDQKDSVFMSEQSVEIGSFSEKSVVMNPDSPPNKLSLGGAAIEDVNENSEIINKGDGYNSSTTSISEEEVQQQSNNIMTRSSFGNRPHMSKDVRWEAIQHIRAQHGLGSLGLRHFNLLKKLGCGDIGTVYLAELTGTNCLFAIKVMDNEFLERRNKMSRAQTEKDILKMLDHPFLPTLYAHFTSDNLSCLVMECCPGGDLHVLRQKQPGRWFPEPAARFYVAEVLLALEYLHMLGVIYRDLKPENILVRDDGHIMVTDFDLSLRCTVSPTLLNSSSPLHADAMRLSSGSRTGSNCIEPSCFRPKLSRGSGPKKKGKQHRMMMKKLKKSDLIARFKSLPQLVAEPTDARSNSFVGTHEYLAPEIIKGEGHGAAVDWWTFGIFLYELLYGKTPFKGATNEETIANVVLQSLKFPDNPNVSFQAKDLIRGLLVKEPENRLGTEKGAAEIKRHAFFEGLNWALIRCAIPPELPDFYDYGVPNQEGKSNYLDCKAVGEHLEFELF; from the exons ATGGGTTCATTTGCCGGAAAGTGTGAAAtagttgaagaaaaagaagaccGTCAAAACTCGATTGGTTACTCAGCGAAATCAACCACTATTCCACATTCTAGATCAAGCATTGTCGACGACAAGGATCTGGAGCGACCGGTACTGAAATTAGGTTACAGAGGTTCACTAGAAGATGACATAAACCAACTTTTCGAGTCTATAAGCATTCGAACATCAGGAATGATTCCTTCTTACCAAGTTGGTGCAACTAGTAGCAGTAGAAACAACACTCCTTTACAACGGAATGCTTTGAAGAGTCCCGCGAATCCCGCAGGACCTCGATCGCCTAGCAAGAGAAATGCGGAACCAGCGACGTTAAAACAAGCTTTGAGAGATTTATGCGTCACTAAGGCATCGGAAACCGCAGCTACCAAACGGATTCCTAAGAGTACTAGTACTGGAGGCTCAGTTTATGGTTCGGTTTTGGTTGAACCGGGAAGTGGAGCTAGCGAAGAAGGGAAAGCGGTTCTTGTCGAGTTACTCGGCGAGGATCAAAGCAGTTCATCGGATAGTATATCGCAGCAGCTTCGTCTTCTGAAGATACATTCTTCTAGCCAAAACTCTCAGACATCAAAGCGGTATTGCGATGAGATGACAATACttaaaaaacacaagaacctGTCTCTTGACGACCAAGAAATGAGTATCGAGAACAAGAACTTCGGTTCATCATCGCCCGGATCAGGAAACAACAAGACCGTGGTTGGACTGAAATCAGTTAGAAAAGTGAGGTTGTTGTATGCCAATACACCGAGTTCCACCATAGTTAACGGGAAGAGAGTGGCTAAGTTAACCAGAACCATTccaagaggaggaggagctaAACCTGCACTAAGGAACAAAGGttccatgaagaagaaggctaCAAATGTGTATGATGAAGTAGATGGCTTCTATGATCCCATTGCAAAGGAACTTCTCTGCCATAGATGCCATTTCTCTTTGAAGAACACTGCAGCTAAGGAAGATCCCTCTAAAGATTCACTTGTAGAACCACATGAGATCTGTGCTAAAGATGAATTGGCTTCTGATTTCTCCAGCTCAAGCTATGAGAGCTCGCATGAGATCAGTGCTAGTGCAGAGACCAAACTTGATAAGATAAGAAGCTCTCTGGATTTGATGAATTCAGAGACCTCTCACGTTTCTTTAACATCTGCATTCCGTAATAAGAACATCAAAGATGTTTCTGAATACGGCAACAATGAGATCATGGAGGAAGATTCTCTATCTGGCAAAgaagttgatcagaaagattCTGTCTTTATGTCGGAACAGAGCGTGGAGATTGGTTCTTTCAGTGAGAAATCTGTTGTGATGAATCCAGATAGTCCTCCAAACAAACTCAGTTTAGGCGGAGCAGCCATTGAAGATGTCAACGAAAACTCAGAAATCATAAACAAAGGCGACGGATACAACAGTTCAACCACGAGTATCAGCGAGGAAGAAGTACAACAACAGAGTAATAATATAATGACAAGGTCTAGCTTTGGAAACAGACCTCATATGTCTAAGGATGTGAGATGGGAAGCTATTCAGCATATAAGGGCACAACACGGGCTTGGTTCATTGGGTCTTAGGCATTTCAATCTTCTGAAGAAGCTCGGCTGCGGAGATATTGGAACGGTTTATCTCGCTGAGCTCACGGGAACAAactgtttgtttgctataaaAGTGATGGATAATGAATTCTTGGAGAGAAGGAACAAGATGTCTAGGGCTCAAACTGAGAAAGATATTCTCAAAATGCTTGATCACCCGTTTCTTCCAACGTTATACGCTCACTTCACTTCGGATAACTTATCTTGTTTGGTCATGGAATGTTGTCCGGGAGGTGATTTACATGTCTTAAGGCAGAAGCAGCCCGGAAGGTGGTTTCCCGAGCCAGCAGCTAG GTTCTATGTCGCGGAGGTGCTTCTTGCATTGGAGTATTTGCATATGCTCGGGGTAATATACCGAGATTTGAAGCCCGAGAACATTTTGGTACGTGATGATGGACATATCATGGTGACAGATTTTGATCTCTCTTTGAGGTGTACCGTGAGCCCAACGCTTCTAAACTCATCATCTCCACTCCATGCGGATGCAATGAGACTCTCTTCGGGTAGCCGCACTGGATCTAACTGCATCGAGCCATCGTGTTTCCGCCCTAAACTCTCCCGCGGATCAGGGCCCAAGAAAAAAGGCAAACAACACCGCATGATGAtgaaaaaactcaagaaatcTGACCTAATCGCGCGGTTCAAATCATTGCCACAGCTCGTGGCAGAACCAACAGATGCGAGATCAAACTCTTTTGTTGGAACACACGAGTATCTCGCGCCCGAGATCATTAAAGGAGAAGGTCACGGTGCTGCGGTTGACTGGTGGACATTTGGGATCTTTCTATATGAGCTTCTTTACGGGAAAACTCCATTCAAAGGAGCTACTAATGAGGAGACTATAGCTAATGTGGTGCTTCAGAGCTTGAAGTTTCCTGATAACCCTAATGTGAGTTTCCAAGCTAAGGATCTTATAAGAGGTTTGTTGGTCAAGGAACCTGAGAACCGGTTAGGGACAGAGAAAGGAGCAGCGGAGATAAAACGGCATGCGTTCTTCGAAGGCTTGAACTGGGCGTTGATCCGGTGTGCGATCCCGCCTGAGCTTCCGGATTTCTATGACTATGGAGTTCCTAATCAAGAAGGGAAAAGCAATTACTTAGATTGCAAGGCAGTTGGGGAACATCTTGAGTTTGAGTTATTctag
- the SBE2.2 gene encoding starch branching enzyme 2.2 (starch branching enzyme 2.2 (SBE2.2); FUNCTIONS IN: 1,4-alpha-glucan branching enzyme activity; INVOLVED IN: amylopectin biosynthetic process, starch metabolic process; LOCATED IN: chloroplast, chloroplast stroma; EXPRESSED IN: 25 plant structures; EXPRESSED DURING: 15 growth stages; CONTAINS InterPro DOMAIN/s: Glycoside hydrolase, family 13, N-terminal (InterPro:IPR004193), Immunoglobulin E-set (InterPro:IPR014756), Glycoside hydrolase, catalytic core (InterPro:IPR017853), Alpha-amylase, C-terminal all beta (InterPro:IPR006048), Immunoglobulin-like fold (InterPro:IPR013783), Glycosyl hydrolase, family 13, all-beta (InterPro:IPR013780), Glycoside hydrolase, subgroup, catalytic core (InterPro:IPR013781), Glycosyl hydrolase, family 13, catalytic domain (InterPro:IPR006047); BEST Arabidopsis thaliana protein match is: starch branching enzyme 2.1 (TAIR:AT2G36390.1); Has 30201 Blast hits to 17322 proteins in 780 species: Archae - 12; Bacteria - 1396; Metazoa - 17338; Fungi - 3422; Plants - 5037; Viruses - 0; Other Eukaryotes - 2996 (source: NCBI BLink).), giving the protein MVVIHGVSLTPRFTLPSRPLNTGFNAGNSTLSFFFKKHPLSRKIFAGKQSAEFDSSSQAISASEKVLVPDNLDDDPRGFSQIFDLESQTMEYTEAVRTEDQTMNVVKERGVKPRIVPPPGDGKKIYEIDPMLRTYNNHLDYRYGQYKRLREEIDKYEGGLEAFSRGYEKLGFSRSDAGITYREWAPGAKAASLIGDFNNWNSNADIMTRNEFGVWEIFLPNNTDGSPAIPHGSRVKIRMDTPSGIKDSIPAWIKFSVQAPGEIPFNGIYYDPPEEEKYVFKHPQPKRPKSLRIYEAHVGMSSTEPMVNTYANFRDDVLPRIKKLGYNAVQIMAIQEHSYYASFGYHVTNFFAPSSRCGTPEELKSLIDRAHELGLVVLMDIVHSHASKNTLDGLNMFDGTDAHYFHSGPRGYHWMWDSRLFNYGSWEVLRYLLSNARWWLEEYKFDGFRFDGVTSMMYTHHGLSVGFTGNYTEYFGLETDVDAVNYLMLVNDMIHGLYPEAITVGEDVSGMPTFCIPVQDGGVGFDYRLHMAIADKWIEMLKKRDEDWQMGDIIYTLTNRRWSEKCISYAESHDQALVGDKTIAFWLMDKDMYDFMAVDRPSTPLIDRGIALHKMIRLITMGLGGEGYLNFMGNEFGHPEWIDFPRGEQRLSDGSVIPGNNFSYDKCRRRFDLGDADYLRYRGLQEFDQAMQHLEENYGFMTSEHQFISRKDEADRVIVFERGDLVFVFNFHWTSSYFDYRIGCSKPGKYKIVLDSDDPLFGGFNRLDRKAEYFTYDGLYDERPCSFMVYAPCRTAVVYALANHD; this is encoded by the exons ATGGTGGTGATTCACGGAGTGTCTCTTACTCCACGCTTCACTCTTCCTTCTCGACCTCTCAACACTGGCTTTAATGCCGGCAATTCCAccctctctttcttcttcaaaaagcACCCTCTCTCTC GGAAGATCTTTGCTGGGAAACAATCTGCGGAGTTTGATTCTTCGTCACAAGCTATCTCTGCTTCTGAGAAAGTCTTAGTACCTGATAATCTTGATGATGATCCCAGAGGTTTTTCACAG aTATTTGATCTAGAAAGTCAAACAATGGAATATACTGAGGCAGTAAGAACAGAAGACCAAACAATGAACGTTGTCAAGGAGAGAGGGGTGAAACCAAGAATAGTTCCCCCACCGGGTGATGGCAAGAAAATTTATGAGATAGACCCCATGTTACGAACTTACAACAATCATCTTGATTACCG TTATGGACAGTATAAAAGATTGCGTGAGGAAATAGACAAGTATGAGGGTGGTCTTGAGGCATTCTCTCGTGGCTATGAAAAGTTAGGATTTTCGCGCAG TGATGCCGGTATAACTTATAGAGAGTGGGCGCCTGGAGCtaag GCTGCATCACTTATCGGAGATTTCAACAACTGGAATTCTAATGCAGATATCATGACTCGG AATGAATTTGGTGTTTGGGAGATCTTTTTGCCCAACAACACTGATGGTTCGCCTGCAATTCCTCATGGCTCACGTGTAAAG ATTCGTATGGATACTCCATCTGGCATTAAAGACTCAATTCCTGCTTGGATCAAGTTCTCGGTGCAAGCTCCAGGTGAAATCCCATTCAATGGCATATACTATGATCCTCCAGAAGAG GAGAAGTATGTATTCAAACATCCTCAACCAAAGAGACCTAAGTCGCTAAGGATTTATGAAGCACATGTTGGCATGAGTAGCACG GAACCAATGGTCAATACGTATGCTAACTTTAGAGATGATGTTCTTCCCCGCATCAAAAAGCTTGGATATAATGCTGTTCAAATTATGGCCATACAAGAACATTCATATTATGCCAGCTTTGG GTACCATGTCACAAACTTTTTTGCCCCAAGCAGTCGCTGTGGGACCCCAGAGGAACTAAAATCACTGATAGATAGAGCTCACGAGTTAGGCCTGGTAGTTCTGATGGATATCGTTCATAG CCATGCTTCAAAAAACACATTGGATGGACTGAACATGTTTGATGGAACTGATGCTCACTATTTTCACTCTGGACCTCGGGGATACCATTGGATGTGGGATTCACGACTTTTCAATTATGGGAGCTGGGAA GTATTACGATATCTCCTTTCAAATGCACGGTGGTGGCTAGAAGAATACAAGTTTGATGGATTTAgatttgatggtgtaaccTCAATGATGTATACTCATCATGGACTCTCG GTTGGATTTACTGGGAACTACACCGAATACTTTGGATTGGAAACTGATGTGGATGCTGTGAATTATCTCATGCTGGTTAATGATATGATTCATGGGCTCTACCCTGAAGCGATTACCGTTGGTGAAGAT GTTAGTGGTATGCCAACATTCTGTATTCCTGTCCAAGATGGTGGCGTTGGATTTGACTACCGTTTACACATGGCCATAGCTGATAAGTGGATAGAAATGCTCAA GAAGAGAGATGAAGACTGGCAAATGGGCGACATCATTTACACACTTACCAACAGAAGGTGGTCAGAGAAGTGTATCTCTTATGCTGAAAGTCACGATCAAGCTCTTGTTGGTGATAAAACAATTGCCTTCTGGTTAATGGACAAG GATATGTATGATTTCATGGCAGTAGACAGACCATCAACTCCTCTTATCGATAGAGGAATAGCTTTGCACAAAATGATTAGGCTTATAACTATGGGATTAGGCGGTGAAGGTTACTTAAATTTTATGGGAAACGAATTCGGACATCCAG AATGGATTGATTTTCCCAGAGGCGAGCAGCGTCTTTCTGATGGTAGCGTGATTCCTGGCAACAATTTCAGTTATGACAAATGCCGCCGCAGATTTGATCTT GGGGATGCAGATTATCTCAGATACCGCGGACTACAAGAATTTGATCAGGCAATGCAACATCTTGAAGAGAATTACGGT TTTATGACTTCGGAGCACCAATTCATATCACGAAAAGACGAAGCAGATAGAGTAATCGTATTCGAAAGAGGTGATCTCGTCTTTGTCTTTAACTTTCACTGGACCAGCAGCTACTTTGATTACCGCATTGGTTGCTCCAAGCCTGGAAAATATAAG ATCGTATTGGACTCGGACGATCCTCTCTTTGGTGGATTCAATAGGCTCGATCGCAAGGCAGAGTACTTCActtat GATGGCTTATACGACGAACGACCCTGCTCCTTCATGGTCTATGCACCGTGTAGAACCGCCGTGGTTTATGCTTTAGCAAACCACGATTAG
- a CDS encoding transcriptional activator (DUF662), producing the protein MQPTETSQPAPSDQGRRLKDQLSESMSFSSQMKKEDDELSMKALSAFKAKEEEIEKKKMEIRERVQAQLGRVEDESKRLAMIREELEGFADPMRKEVTMVRKKIDSLDKELKPLGNTVQKKETEYKDALEAFNEKNKEKVELITKLQEVCSI; encoded by the exons atgcAACCGACAGAGACGTCGCAGCCGGCGCCGTCGGATCAAGGCCGCCGGCTTAAGGATCAGTTATCGGAGAGTATGAGCTTCAGTAGCCaaatgaagaaggaagacGATGAGTTGTCGATGAAAGCTTTGTCGGCGTTCAAGGCCAAAGAAGAGGAgatcgagaagaagaagatggagatcaGAGAAAGAGTTCAAGCTCAGCTTGGTCGTGTTGAAGATGAGTCCAAGCGTCTCGCTATGATTCGCGAG GAACTTGAAGGTTTTGCTGATCCCATGAGGAAGGAAGTTACTAtggtgaggaagaagattgattcTCTCGACAAAGAATTAAAGCCATTGGGGAATACAGTTCAGAAAAAG GAAACAGAGTACAAGGATGCTCTTGAAGCATTCAATGAAAAGAACAAGGAGAAGGTGGAGCTGATCACCAAGCTACAGGAGGTTTGTTCAATATGA
- a CDS encoding transcriptional activator (DUF662) (Family of unknown function (DUF662); FUNCTIONS IN: molecular_function unknown; INVOLVED IN: biological_process unknown; LOCATED IN: plasma membrane; EXPRESSED IN: 22 plant structures; EXPRESSED DURING: 13 growth stages; CONTAINS InterPro DOMAIN/s: Protein of unknown function DUF662 (InterPro:IPR007033); BEST Arabidopsis thaliana protein match is: Family of unknown function (DUF662) (TAIR:AT3G09980.1); Has 30201 Blast hits to 17322 proteins in 780 species: Archae - 12; Bacteria - 1396; Metazoa - 17338; Fungi - 3422; Plants - 5037; Viruses - 0; Other Eukaryotes - 2996 (source: NCBI BLink).) has translation MQPTETSQPAPSDQGRRLKDQLSESMSFSSQMKKEDDELSMKALSAFKAKEEEIEKKKMEIRERVQAQLGRVEDESKRLAMIREELEGFADPMRKEVTMVRKKIDSLDKELKPLGNTVQKKETEYKDALEAFNEKNKEKVELITKLQELEGESEKFRFKKLEELSKNIDLTKP, from the exons atgcAACCGACAGAGACGTCGCAGCCGGCGCCGTCGGATCAAGGCCGCCGGCTTAAGGATCAGTTATCGGAGAGTATGAGCTTCAGTAGCCaaatgaagaaggaagacGATGAGTTGTCGATGAAAGCTTTGTCGGCGTTCAAGGCCAAAGAAGAGGAgatcgagaagaagaagatggagatcaGAGAAAGAGTTCAAGCTCAGCTTGGTCGTGTTGAAGATGAGTCCAAGCGTCTCGCTATGATTCGCGAG GAACTTGAAGGTTTTGCTGATCCCATGAGGAAGGAAGTTACTAtggtgaggaagaagattgattcTCTCGACAAAGAATTAAAGCCATTGGGGAATACAGTTCAGAAAAAG GAAACAGAGTACAAGGATGCTCTTGAAGCATTCAATGAAAAGAACAAGGAGAAGGTGGAGCTGATCACCAAGCTACAGGAG TTGGAGGGAGAAAGCGAGAAATTCAGGTTCAAGAAGCTGGAGGAGCTAAGCAAGAACATTGATCTAACCAAACCTTAG
- a CDS encoding transcriptional activator (DUF662) (Family of unknown function (DUF662); FUNCTIONS IN: molecular_function unknown; INVOLVED IN: biological_process unknown; EXPRESSED IN: 22 plant structures; EXPRESSED DURING: 13 growth stages; CONTAINS InterPro DOMAIN/s: Protein of unknown function DUF662 (InterPro:IPR007033); BEST Arabidopsis thaliana protein match is: Family of unknown function (DUF662) (TAIR:AT3G09980.1).), giving the protein MQPTETSQPAPSDQGRRLKDQLSESMSFSSQMKKEDDELSMKALSAFKAKEEEIEKKKMEIRERVQAQLGRVEDESKRLAMIREELEGFADPMRKEVTMETEYKDALEAFNEKNKEKVELITKLQELEGESEKFRFKKLEELSKNIDLTKP; this is encoded by the exons atgcAACCGACAGAGACGTCGCAGCCGGCGCCGTCGGATCAAGGCCGCCGGCTTAAGGATCAGTTATCGGAGAGTATGAGCTTCAGTAGCCaaatgaagaaggaagacGATGAGTTGTCGATGAAAGCTTTGTCGGCGTTCAAGGCCAAAGAAGAGGAgatcgagaagaagaagatggagatcaGAGAAAGAGTTCAAGCTCAGCTTGGTCGTGTTGAAGATGAGTCCAAGCGTCTCGCTATGATTCGCGAG GAACTTGAAGGTTTTGCTGATCCCATGAGGAAGGAAGTTACTAtg GAAACAGAGTACAAGGATGCTCTTGAAGCATTCAATGAAAAGAACAAGGAGAAGGTGGAGCTGATCACCAAGCTACAGGAG TTGGAGGGAGAAAGCGAGAAATTCAGGTTCAAGAAGCTGGAGGAGCTAAGCAAGAACATTGATCTAACCAAACCTTAG